From Halobacterium sp. R2-5, the proteins below share one genomic window:
- a CDS encoding HalOD1 output domain-containing protein, whose product MCASTSPGSGEPHDLLLDIIDTLDARGLDPRSFQLHDFVDVDALERLIASSEGDVEVRFTVEGFDLAVTSNGVRVLDED is encoded by the coding sequence ATGTGTGCGTCTACGTCGCCCGGCTCGGGCGAGCCTCACGACCTCCTGCTCGACATCATCGACACGCTGGACGCTCGCGGGCTCGACCCCCGCTCGTTCCAGCTGCACGACTTCGTCGACGTCGACGCCCTGGAGCGACTGATCGCGTCTTCCGAGGGCGACGTCGAGGTACGGTTCACCGTCGAGGGGTTCGACCTCGCGGTGACTTCGAACGGCGTCCGCGTGCTCGACGAGGACTGA
- a CDS encoding HalOD1 output domain-containing protein codes for MEYEISADESVSVAVVRAVSAVRGMKPDTLPALGNVLDTDALDVMFGPQNDGTPRTGGRVSFVYGDCRVAVEHGEYLSLEPLDAAVGRERNPERSEDGHT; via the coding sequence GTGGAGTACGAGATTAGCGCCGACGAGTCGGTGAGTGTTGCCGTGGTGCGCGCGGTGAGTGCGGTCCGCGGCATGAAGCCGGACACGCTCCCGGCGCTGGGGAACGTGCTCGACACGGACGCCCTGGACGTCATGTTCGGGCCGCAGAACGACGGCACGCCGCGCACTGGCGGCCGCGTGTCGTTCGTCTACGGCGACTGTCGCGTCGCAGTCGAGCACGGCGAGTACCTCTCGCTGGAACCGCTCGACGCCGCGGTCGGCCGCGAGCGAAACCCCGAGCGCTCGGAGGACGGACACACCTGA
- a CDS encoding TrmB family transcriptional regulator, with product MSKTENSEEAIELLQQLGLKEYEARCFVGLTRLNTGTAKKLSDTTEVPRTRVYDAIRVLEAQGLVEVQHSSPQRFRAVPLSEAMETLRDQYEDRVERLEDTLETMDIVEEDESEPSQQVWALSGRDSVENRSNDLIAEATDEVVLVLGDEKLLTDDLVAVLNELDPSIELLVGALTEPLEDRIRDEIPNATTFRSGLEWLHGENAAEGDTAIGRLLLVDRSTILLSSIMPESKDEQAIFGKGFGNGLVVIARRLMAQGLLLEHDPGR from the coding sequence ATGAGCAAAACAGAAAACTCGGAGGAGGCGATCGAACTCCTCCAGCAACTCGGACTGAAAGAGTACGAGGCGCGGTGCTTCGTCGGACTCACGCGGCTGAACACGGGCACCGCGAAGAAACTCAGCGATACGACGGAAGTCCCACGGACGCGGGTCTACGACGCGATACGAGTGCTGGAAGCACAGGGGCTGGTCGAGGTCCAGCACTCCAGCCCGCAGCGGTTCCGCGCGGTGCCGCTGTCCGAGGCGATGGAGACGCTGCGCGACCAGTACGAGGACCGCGTCGAGCGCCTCGAAGACACCCTCGAAACCATGGACATCGTCGAGGAGGACGAGAGCGAGCCCAGCCAGCAGGTGTGGGCGTTGTCCGGCAGAGACAGCGTCGAGAACCGCTCGAACGACCTCATCGCGGAGGCGACCGACGAGGTAGTGCTCGTCCTCGGCGACGAGAAGCTGCTGACAGACGACCTCGTCGCCGTGCTCAACGAGCTCGATCCGAGCATCGAACTGCTCGTCGGCGCGCTGACGGAGCCGCTGGAGGACCGGATTCGGGACGAGATCCCGAACGCCACGACGTTCCGCTCCGGGCTCGAGTGGCTGCACGGCGAGAACGCGGCCGAGGGCGACACGGCTATCGGCCGCCTCCTGCTCGTCGACCGTTCGACGATTCTGTTGAGCTCGATCATGCCCGAGTCGAAAGACGAGCAGGCTATCTTCGGCAAGGGGTTCGGCAACGGCCTCGTCGTCATCGCGCGGCGGCTCATGGCGCAGGGGCTGTTGCTCGAACACGACCCCGGGCGGTAG
- a CDS encoding helix-turn-helix domain-containing protein, with protein sequence MSENTTEDHRSVAIEQLERFGLSTYAARTFVALSSLGTGTARDVSQVAEVPRTRVYDAVEELHEQGLVDVQESSPKEFWAISAETTSRSLENDYRHHADQLRTALSELEPERRHTEQRGVWTVDGHSSVSDRVLEFLADAEDEIVYMTVEELLTDDIVDALSDACDRGVDIKLGGVSPEVQERIQEDIPNATMFESLWVWSDTPAGRLMLVDRQQTLASALVDDETADPRSETAIWGAGENNSLVAVLNAIFAWRLDDLA encoded by the coding sequence ATGAGCGAGAACACAACCGAGGACCACCGGTCCGTCGCAATCGAGCAGCTAGAACGCTTCGGGCTGAGCACGTACGCCGCGCGCACGTTCGTCGCGCTCTCCAGTCTCGGCACGGGCACCGCGAGAGACGTGAGTCAGGTCGCGGAGGTACCCCGGACCCGAGTGTACGACGCCGTCGAGGAGCTCCACGAGCAGGGACTCGTCGACGTCCAGGAGTCCTCGCCGAAGGAGTTCTGGGCCATCTCCGCGGAGACGACCAGCCGGTCGCTGGAGAACGACTACCGCCACCACGCAGACCAGTTACGGACCGCGCTGTCCGAACTCGAACCCGAACGGCGCCACACCGAACAGCGCGGCGTCTGGACCGTCGACGGCCACTCGTCCGTCTCCGACCGGGTGCTGGAGTTCCTCGCCGACGCCGAGGACGAGATCGTCTACATGACCGTCGAGGAACTCCTCACCGACGACATCGTGGACGCGCTGAGCGACGCCTGCGACCGCGGCGTCGACATCAAGCTCGGGGGCGTCTCCCCCGAGGTACAGGAGCGCATCCAGGAGGACATCCCGAACGCGACGATGTTCGAGTCGCTGTGGGTGTGGTCGGACACGCCGGCCGGCCGGCTCATGCTGGTCGACCGGCAGCAGACGCTCGCGAGCGCGCTCGTGGACGACGAGACCGCCGACCCGCGCTCGGAGACGGCCATCTGGGGCGCGGGCGAGAACAACAGCCTCGTCGCGGTGCTGAACGCGATATTCGCGTGGCGCCTCGACGACCTCGCGTAG
- a CDS encoding ArsR family transcriptional regulator, which produces MTDDSLDTCLELVADVRRRRVIRELRRESDTETTVDELVERLRREEAFTRRGAGREDVVRQLYHHCLPKLDDHGVVDFDPDRQRVRYRVDDTVEAVLDSLPEEAATANN; this is translated from the coding sequence ATGACTGACGACAGCCTAGACACGTGTCTCGAGCTCGTCGCCGACGTGCGCCGGCGTCGCGTCATCCGGGAGCTACGTCGGGAATCAGACACCGAGACGACCGTCGACGAGCTCGTCGAGCGGCTGCGTCGCGAGGAAGCGTTCACGCGTCGCGGGGCCGGCCGCGAGGACGTCGTCCGTCAGCTCTACCACCACTGCCTGCCGAAGCTGGACGACCACGGCGTCGTCGACTTCGACCCCGACCGACAGCGAGTCCGCTATCGCGTCGACGACACTGTCGAGGCGGTCCTCGACTCGCTGCCCGAGGAAGCCGCGACCGCGAACAACTGA
- a CDS encoding YegP family protein, which yields MPREYDSERTASREDAAAVLDGVADGLRAGLIRLGDGADAITVDAPEELELEVELEEEDGELGLELELEWPAPDGEGAPIETADDLPEDERDGEVEEPELPVSVGAADGSGTLARFEDVAGEWRWRLRHRNGNVIATGGEGYTRKYNARKGLRSVVANAPGADVVDESLD from the coding sequence GTGCCCCGAGAATACGACTCCGAACGAACGGCGTCCCGCGAGGACGCGGCGGCAGTACTGGACGGCGTAGCTGACGGCCTGCGTGCCGGCTTGATACGGCTCGGCGACGGCGCGGACGCGATCACCGTCGACGCGCCCGAGGAACTGGAACTGGAAGTCGAACTGGAGGAAGAGGACGGCGAACTGGGCCTCGAACTCGAACTGGAGTGGCCCGCGCCGGACGGCGAGGGCGCCCCAATCGAAACGGCCGACGACCTGCCCGAAGACGAACGTGACGGGGAAGTGGAAGAACCCGAACTCCCGGTGTCGGTCGGCGCCGCCGATGGCTCGGGAACGCTCGCGCGCTTCGAGGACGTGGCCGGCGAGTGGCGCTGGCGGCTCCGCCACCGCAACGGCAACGTCATCGCCACCGGCGGCGAGGGGTACACTCGCAAGTACAACGCCAGGAAGGGGCTGCGCAGCGTCGTAGCGAACGCACCCGGCGCGGACGTCGTCGACGAGTCGCTGGACTGA
- a CDS encoding thioredoxin domain-containing protein, whose product MSDPTARNRLDEAASPYLRQHADNPVNWQPWDEQAFEAARERDVPIFLSVGYSACHWCHVMEEESFSDPEVAEVLNEHFVPIKVDREERPDVDSLYMTVCQAVRGGGGWPLSAFLTPEKKPFYVGTYFPKHAKRNQPGFLPLTKRVTEEWQENREELEDRADQWMSTARGELESVPDPIEGGDDSPLLDAADALVRAADRDHGGFGRAPKFPQASRVNALLRAHHRREAADTRYGGAARNALDAMADGGLFDHLGGGFHRYCTDADWTVPHFEKMLYDQAALAALYVDGYRLFGDQRYADVVEETLEFVDRELGHPEGGFYATLDARSPSPGEPDGEHEEGAFYVWTPEEVADAVSEYATEAPADAPDDALADLFCARYGVDAAGNFEDGQTVLTVSATPSDLAGEFDRSEDEIADLLAAAEQRLRVAREDRPRPARDEKVLAGWNGLMAEAYAEAGLALGEQYAERAADAVEYVRETLWDGERLSRRVIGGDVAGVGYAEDYAYLAAGALATYEATGDRAHLGFALDLADALLAECYDAETGVLYQTPESVEDVDVRSQDVADGPTPSPVGVAAETLLALDAFDPEAGYGDAAAAMLDRYGGRVENTPTSHATLALAADTRVHGLLEVTAAAERLPDSWRATVGGAYLPHRLLSVRPRTESELDEWLADLAIADAPPIWAARDAEDGPAAYVCRRACSPPVTTTDDIEEWLAEFRVATGAEEEKR is encoded by the coding sequence ATGAGCGACCCCACCGCCCGCAACCGCCTCGACGAGGCGGCGAGCCCGTACCTCCGCCAGCACGCCGACAACCCCGTGAACTGGCAGCCGTGGGACGAACAGGCGTTCGAGGCCGCCCGCGAGCGCGACGTCCCGATCTTCCTCTCCGTCGGCTACTCGGCGTGCCACTGGTGTCACGTCATGGAGGAGGAGTCCTTCTCCGACCCCGAGGTCGCCGAAGTCCTGAACGAGCACTTCGTCCCCATCAAAGTCGACCGCGAGGAGCGCCCGGACGTCGACTCGCTGTACATGACCGTCTGTCAGGCCGTCCGCGGTGGCGGCGGCTGGCCGCTGTCGGCGTTCCTCACGCCCGAGAAAAAGCCGTTCTACGTCGGGACGTACTTCCCGAAGCACGCCAAGCGCAACCAGCCCGGGTTCCTCCCGCTGACGAAGCGCGTCACCGAGGAGTGGCAGGAGAACCGCGAGGAGCTCGAAGATCGGGCCGACCAGTGGATGAGCACCGCCAGGGGCGAACTGGAGTCCGTTCCCGACCCTATCGAGGGCGGCGACGACAGCCCGCTGCTGGACGCCGCGGACGCGCTCGTTCGCGCCGCCGACCGGGACCACGGCGGGTTCGGGCGCGCGCCGAAGTTCCCGCAAGCGAGCCGCGTGAACGCGCTGCTGCGAGCGCACCACCGGAGAGAGGCGGCCGATACGCGGTACGGCGGCGCGGCCCGCAACGCGCTCGACGCGATGGCCGACGGCGGCCTGTTCGACCACCTCGGCGGCGGCTTCCACCGCTACTGCACGGACGCCGACTGGACGGTGCCGCACTTCGAGAAGATGCTGTACGACCAGGCGGCGCTCGCCGCGCTCTACGTCGACGGCTACCGCCTGTTCGGCGACCAGCGGTACGCCGACGTGGTCGAGGAGACCCTGGAGTTCGTCGACCGCGAACTCGGCCACCCCGAGGGCGGCTTCTACGCGACGCTGGACGCGCGCAGCCCGTCGCCCGGGGAGCCGGACGGTGAGCACGAGGAGGGCGCGTTCTACGTCTGGACGCCCGAGGAAGTCGCGGACGCCGTGAGCGAGTACGCCACCGAGGCGCCCGCCGACGCGCCCGACGACGCGCTCGCGGACCTCTTCTGCGCGCGCTACGGCGTCGACGCCGCGGGCAATTTCGAGGACGGACAGACCGTGCTCACCGTCTCCGCGACCCCGAGCGACCTCGCTGGGGAGTTCGACCGCTCCGAGGACGAGATCGCCGACCTGCTCGCGGCCGCCGAACAGCGCCTACGCGTCGCTCGCGAGGACCGGCCACGCCCCGCCCGCGACGAGAAGGTGCTCGCGGGCTGGAACGGCCTGATGGCGGAGGCGTACGCGGAAGCCGGCCTCGCGCTCGGCGAGCAGTACGCCGAGCGCGCTGCCGACGCCGTCGAGTACGTCCGGGAGACGCTGTGGGACGGCGAGCGGCTCTCGCGGCGCGTCATCGGGGGAGACGTCGCCGGCGTGGGGTACGCCGAGGACTACGCGTACCTCGCGGCGGGCGCGCTCGCGACCTACGAGGCGACCGGCGACCGCGCGCACCTCGGGTTCGCGCTCGACCTCGCGGACGCGCTGCTCGCGGAGTGCTACGACGCCGAGACCGGCGTGCTCTATCAGACGCCGGAGTCCGTCGAGGACGTGGACGTGCGCTCGCAGGACGTCGCGGACGGCCCGACGCCGTCGCCGGTCGGCGTCGCCGCGGAGACGCTGCTCGCGCTGGACGCCTTCGACCCCGAGGCGGGGTACGGCGACGCGGCGGCCGCGATGCTCGACCGGTACGGCGGTCGCGTCGAGAACACGCCGACGAGTCACGCGACCCTCGCGCTCGCTGCAGACACCCGAGTCCACGGCCTGCTGGAGGTCACGGCCGCCGCGGAGCGGCTCCCGGACTCGTGGCGCGCGACGGTCGGCGGCGCCTACCTGCCGCATCGCCTGCTGTCCGTCCGGCCGCGCACGGAGTCCGAGTTGGACGAGTGGCTCGCCGACCTCGCTATTGCGGACGCGCCGCCGATCTGGGCGGCGCGGGATGCCGAGGACGGGCCCGCCGCCTACGTCTGTCGGCGCGCATGCTCACCGCCCGTAACGACGACCGACGACATCGAGGAGTGGCTCGCGGAGTTCCGCGTGGCTACCGGCGCCGAAGAAGAGAAGCGGTAA
- the purD gene encoding phosphoribosylamine--glycine ligase, which yields MTERVLLVGGGGREHAIADALAGECELYAAAGNRNPGVAELADEFRELDTESPQAVVAYAEDVDATLAVVGPEGPLAAGVVDALDDEDVYAFGPKQADARIETDKTFQREFMADHDIPGQADFETFDDPDAAADYVESVDGDVAVKPAGLTGGKGVRVTGDQVSKAEAADYVRSSEHDEWVVEERLVGEEVTVQAFVANGDVRPTPVAHDHGRALEGDEGANTGGMGSYTGPDWTLPFVTDDDYEACVDTLEAVVDALPSYRGVLYGQFMLTSDGPKVVEFNARFGDPEALNTLPTMETPLLDVLTAARDDDPLPDPEFADVATVCKYVVPEGYPTDPEGGTRVTIDAADLDDAKLFYASVDAREDGIYTTTSRSYAVVGFGSSIPDAEAEATEALGDLPEGLRVRRDIGTKQLLQARIDHMKQVRDS from the coding sequence ATGACAGAACGAGTCCTGCTGGTCGGCGGCGGCGGTCGCGAGCACGCCATCGCCGACGCGCTGGCCGGCGAGTGCGAACTGTACGCGGCCGCGGGCAACCGCAACCCGGGCGTCGCCGAGCTCGCCGACGAGTTCCGCGAGCTCGACACCGAGTCCCCGCAGGCGGTCGTCGCGTACGCCGAGGACGTGGACGCGACGCTCGCCGTCGTCGGTCCGGAGGGACCGCTCGCCGCCGGCGTCGTGGACGCGCTCGACGACGAGGATGTCTACGCGTTCGGCCCGAAGCAGGCCGACGCCCGCATCGAGACGGACAAGACGTTCCAGCGGGAGTTCATGGCCGACCACGACATCCCGGGGCAGGCCGACTTCGAGACGTTCGACGACCCGGACGCAGCCGCCGACTACGTCGAGAGTGTGGACGGCGACGTCGCGGTCAAGCCCGCCGGACTGACGGGCGGGAAGGGCGTCCGCGTCACCGGCGACCAGGTGTCGAAGGCGGAGGCCGCCGACTACGTCCGGTCCTCGGAGCACGACGAGTGGGTCGTCGAGGAGCGCCTCGTCGGCGAGGAAGTCACGGTGCAGGCGTTCGTCGCGAACGGCGACGTCCGCCCGACGCCGGTCGCCCACGACCACGGCCGCGCGCTCGAAGGCGACGAGGGCGCGAACACGGGCGGGATGGGGAGCTACACGGGCCCGGACTGGACGCTCCCGTTCGTCACCGACGACGACTACGAGGCCTGCGTGGACACCCTCGAAGCGGTCGTGGACGCGCTCCCGTCCTATCGCGGCGTCCTCTACGGCCAGTTCATGCTCACGAGCGACGGCCCGAAGGTCGTGGAGTTCAACGCGCGCTTCGGCGACCCCGAGGCGCTGAACACGCTCCCGACGATGGAGACCCCGCTGCTGGACGTGCTCACGGCCGCCCGCGACGACGACCCGCTCCCGGACCCCGAGTTCGCGGACGTCGCGACCGTCTGCAAGTACGTCGTCCCCGAGGGCTACCCGACGGACCCCGAGGGCGGCACGCGCGTCACTATCGACGCCGCGGACCTCGACGACGCGAAGCTGTTCTACGCGAGCGTCGACGCCCGCGAGGACGGCATCTACACCACGACCTCGCGGTCGTACGCGGTCGTCGGGTTCGGCTCCTCGATTCCCGACGCCGAAGCGGAGGCCACCGAGGCGCTCGGCGACCTCCCCGAGGGCCTGCGCGTGCGCCGCGACATCGGCACGAAGCAGCTCCTGCAGGCGCGCATCGACCACATGAAGCAGGTCCGCGATTCGTAG